From one Parambassis ranga chromosome 5, fParRan2.1, whole genome shotgun sequence genomic stretch:
- the slc2a11a gene encoding solute carrier family 2, facilitated glucose transporter member 11 gives MTRAGEQKSTSLTLVLMVASAAIGGTLQYGYNLAIMNAPTTYIQTFINETFWERWNIQLEDYQVTLVWTIIVSIFSLGGLAGALIAGPMTIRFGRKKCLLLNNIFLMSAALLALTSRTARSFEMIIISRVLVGINAGISMNVQPMYFGESAPKHLRGAISLSSAVFTAFGVVLGQVVGLREILGSEPCWQYLLASNAIPGLIQLMTLPWFPESPRYLLIDRGDKVACINALRRLRGCEVQSTELDEILQEQAETKGMRPSRPWELFTDQSVRWQLISVIIISSAMQLCGNDSIYFYASYVFKEAGISDDMIQYVTIGTGTCEFTACIMCNLLIERKGRRFMLMGGFILMTVWAVVFTIALSFERYISWMSYLSMGCIFTYILSFGMGPAGVTGIIPTEIFNQTARPAAYMIAGSMMWINLFIIGMIFPFLVSELREYCFVPFGVVCLLSALYIGMFLPETKGKSLSVITREFYQLNFKNQDKHVESQTHAQYQLGEVCLSTAL, from the exons GCTAATGGTTGCTTCAGCAGCCATCGGAGGAACTCTGCAGTATGGATACAACCTGGCCATAATGAACGCTCCTACCACT tatATTCAAACCTTTATCAATGAGACATTCTGGGAGCGCTGGAACATCCAGCTGGAGGACTACCAAGTGACGCTGGTCTGGACAATCATTGTCTCCATCTTCTCGTTGGGAGGTTTGGCTGGAGCTCTCATCGCAGGACCAATGACAATACGCTTTGGGAG GAAGAAATGTCTCCTCCTGAACAACATTTTTCTCATGAGTGCTGCACTCTTGGCACTGACAAGCAGAACTGCCAGATCCTTCGAGATGATCATTATCTCTCGTGTCCTGGTTGGAATAAATGCAG GTATCAGCATGAACGTGCAGCCCATGTATTTTGGAGAAAGTGCTCCAAAGCACTTAAGAGGGGCCATCTCCCTGTCGTCAGCTGTCTTTACAGCCTTCGGTGTGGTGTTAGGACAGGTGGTCGGCCTCAG agagaTTTTGGGCAGTGAGCCGTGTTGGCAGTACCTTCTTGCCAGTAATGCCATTCCTGGCCTCATTCAGCTGATGACCCTGCCATGGTTCCCAGAGAGCCCCAGATACCTGCTCATTGACAGAGGGGACAAGGTGGCCTGTATTAATG CACTGAGGCGTCTGCGAGGATGTGAGGTCCAGAGCACCGAGCTCGATGAGATCCTGCAAGAACAGGCTGAAACCAAAGGCATGAGACCAAGTCGGCCCTGGGAGCTGTTCACCGACCAGTCCGTGCGCtggcagctgatctctgtcatCATCATTAGCAGTGCCATGCAGCTCTGCGGTAATGACTCG ATTTACTTCTATGCATCGTATGTGTTCAAAGAGGCTGGAATATCTGATGATATGATCCAATATGTCACAATCGGCACAGGGACCTGTGAGTTCACAGCCTGCATAATGTGT AACCTGCTGATAGAGCGTAAAGGCAGAAGGTTCATGCTGATGGGAGGCTTCATCCTCATGACTGTCTGGGCTGTTGTCTTCACCATTGCTCTGTCATTTGAG CGCTATATATCTTGGATGTCGTACCTGAGCATGGGATGCATCTTCACATACATTCTCAGCTTTGGCATGGGACCAG CTGGAGTGACCGGCATCATTCCCACAGAGATCTTCAATCAGACCGCTCGGCCGGCAGCCTACATGATCGCTGGCTCCATGATGTGGATCAACCTGTTTATCATTGGAATGATCTTCCCATTTCTAGtg AGCGAGCTGAGGGAGTACTGCTTTGTTCCTTTCGGAGTGGTCTGCCTGTTGTCTGCGCTGTACATTGGGATGTTCCTTCCTGAGACCAAGGGGAAGTCTCTGTCAGTCATCACACGTGAATTCTACCAGCTTAACTTCAAAAACCAGGACAAGCACGTTGAATCACAGACTCACGCTCAGTATCAGCTGGGAGAAGTGTGCCTGTCCACGGCCTTGTAG